GTGGAGGAGGCAGGCGCTCTGTGGCCATGGAAACAGCAGTAGGAGAAGTAATGTCCAGCCTGCTCCTAGCCTTTTTTACGGGAGACCCATAGGGGTTCAGAGAGGTATGACCTATTGCTGAAACAAATATGTCTTTGTGTGCAATATACACACAGggtagagagaaggacagatgcAGGACTTCCTAGAGAAGGTGATCTGgcgcctgtctcaaaaactactAGAGAATGAGCTAGGCCAGGCAGGGAGGAGATGAGCCTACAAGATGAGCCACATAGGTAGGCCTGGTCCTTGGCCATCTTTATGTCCAGGTGTCGAGCCACAACAGGTTTCAACAAACGGTGGAGACTGTAATgatctgccctgccctgccctgccctgccctgaggCAGGGTGAAAGTCTGGCATGTGCCAGCGGGAACCTCTGCACTGTTGTGACTGAGATCTCAAGTAGTCACAATCAAGGCCAAGGCCAAGTTGTCATCAGGCACTGGGTCAGGAGGCTCCCTGGGCCACATCAGTGAGTCTCAACTTTTTGTGGACACCAGGGAGACATTGAAAAGTCTGCTTCTCCGTGGAAGCATCCCAGGTCCCTTTCAGTTACTGATTCAGAACTGATCATTGGTTAACCCAATAGTCTTTTCGATCACAGAATATAAAAGGTGGGACTGCAAAGTAAAGTTGCAATCGTTCTAGCCTTGGTGACTGCCTGCACACTTTCACTTATCAGGTGTCTTTGCCTCTTCATCGCATACTCGTTCATGTTCAGCGTCTTCACTCTGATCTGAAATCAAAATCAAGCTCATTCTGGCAGGGCTGCAATGTAGTAATTGAGCTCTCTGGGCTTTATCAACAAATGTCttcatttgctctttttttttcttcttttttgcacatgcctgtgaagagtgtgtgtGCTGTagtgcatgaatgtgtgtatatagCTACATGAGTGGCATGCACGCCCAtgtgtgcggaggccagaggagaggttTGGGGGTCCTTTTCTACCAAAtcacccatgtacttcttccaTACAGTGCCCCTCCcccaacccagagctgccattgtTGGTCACCGAGCcgcagtgattctccagtctcctctCACGcaacaaggttacacatgtgtgtggccatgcgCAGCTTTTGGTGGTTTTGGGGAACTGAATGAACTCAAGTAGTCTTGGGTCCTCCTCACGCCTAAGCAACACACATGCTTAGCACTGGggcgtctccccagccctcctctccaTTTTTGAAGGGGAGTTGGGCCAGATGCAAGATCTTGGGttgactgtttttatttttctcttggtaTGTTGAATATATAAGGTAGATGGATATTGAACCTCTCTGAGCTAGCTGCCAAAAGTCAGGCTATTAATATTGACTTAGAGGGTTTTGATGGAAGTTACATGACAGACTGTGAGCAAAATGGCTAGATTGGTGTTGGGTACAAGGCAGCATTTGACTGATCACAGCATAATTTATGTCTTCAGACCAGGAGACCAAAGCCCAGACTCCGGCTGTGGCTTTCCCAGGGTCAAAAGACCAATGTGCATGAAGGAACAGAAGTCAGAGTGGCATCCAGTCTTTGGagctatttttgtgtgtgtgcatggtatgtGTATACAtctatgtgtgttcacatgtgtgggggcacatgtatgtgtgcaggtgcatgtgcatatgtgtgtgtgtgtttgaagaccaaaggttgatgtcaggtgaCTTCCCTAATCACTCTCTACCTGGCttattgagatagagtctcttgcTAGAACCCAGAACCCATCATTATGACTAGCTAGCTAGTCAGCTTGTCCTAACTCCCACTTGCTGGGAGTATAGGCGGGCCGCCATGCTCTGTGTTCACACAGCGCTCAGGAACTGAACTCAGTCTTCACACTCACGCAGCAAGGGCTTTACCAGCTGAACCTTCCCCACAGCCTCTCGAGTGGGTCTTCTGCCCACCTCCTGTGGCACCATGTCCCCTGACTCCAGCGTCTCCACACTGTATAACAAGCACTCTTATTTGACAGGTCCTGGCCATACTGTACAATGCCACTTGTCCTGTACACCTGTCTCTTCTGGCTTTCCACCAGTGGCCTCTGGACTGTCCAGGCCATGGACCCAAGTGCTGTTGTGAGTGCAAGGAGCCCTCACCGGGGCCTGGCTCCAACCAACGTCGACTTTGCCTTTGACCTGTTTCAGCACCTAGTAGCTTGGGCTCCCAATAAGAATATCTTCATCTCCCCAGTGAGCATCTCCATGACCCTGGCCATGCTGTCCCTAGGCTCTGGCAGCCGCACACGGAGCCAGCTTCTCCAGGGCCTGGGCTTCAACCTCACAGCGATATCTGAAGCAGAGatccaccagggcttccagtacCTCCACCATCTCCTCGGGGAGTTGGAAAGAAGCTTGGAGATGATCATGGGCAATGCTCTGTTCCTTGACCATAATCTGGAGCTGCTGGAATCCTTCTCGGCAGACATCAAACACTACTATGAGTCAGAGGCCTTGGCCACAGATTTCCAGGACTGGGAGAGAGCCAGTAGAGAGATCAATGAGTATGTCAGGAATAAGACAAAGGGGAAGATTGTGGATGTGTCTTCAGACCTGGATAGCCTAGCTACCCTCATCCTGGTCAACTACATGTTCCTCAAAGGTACCTTTCCCCATTCCTCTTCCCAGCACACATAGACCCAGAGCTCAGAGCCTGCTGCACCAAACTCCAACCTCTCCCAGATCTGAACTGGGTTTCCAGTGCTCGTGACAAACATTTTCAGAGATACTTATTTCTGACACGGGGTTTCAAGTAGCCCATGATGGcgtcaaactcattatgtagctgaaggtgaccttgaactcctgatcctcctcccactatttcctgagtgctgggattatggaaggCTAAAGTTGCGCCCCAGCAAGGATACTCCAGGCATGCTGAAGGCTGCCACAAAGCGTGTGTCTGGACACGAGTGGTTTTCTGGCGCTGCCGCTGAGGCTATGtggcctctgtcacttcttgggCCTGCAGGTCTGACTTCTGCCCCCTTTCTCCCTTGTTTCTAGGTACATGGGCATACCCCTTTGATCCAGAAAACACCAAAGAGAAGAGCTTCTATGTGAATGAGACCAGCAAGGTCAAGGTGCCCATGATGTCCCAGTCCCGCGTCATGCTGTACCTTCATGACTCAGTGGTCCCCTGCCAGGTGGTGCAGCTCAACTACGTGGGAAATGggactgtgttcttcattctcCCGGACAAGGGGCACATGGACACGGTCATCGCAGCATTGAGCCGGGACACGATTCAGAGATGGTCCACCACTCTGACCCTCAGGAAGTAAGCCCACCAACCGGCATGGGGCCAGGCAGAAACGGGGGCCCCGCAGCCCCACGGTCTCGCTTTTGCAGAACCATGACGCCAGGAGCAGCCAGGAAGTGTCAGTCTCAATCTTCTCTGGTCTGCTTCCTTCCAGCAGTAGCTTTAGGACAATTCCTCAGTCACTAGGAGTTTTAGTCTTTCAATCTGGAAACTGGAGGGGTTGATTCCAAGTTTGGAAACTGCTTTCTTGTTTGTATGCTAGTGAGGAGAGAATGACGGCGGGAGCACAGGTCAAGGGCGAGGGACAAGATTTATCTTTAAAGGCCTGCCtttagtgacctacttcctcctgcGGGGCCCACTTCCTAACATCCCATTCAGCTATAAACTCACTCATAGATTGATCTGCTGGTGAAGGTAGTACTCTCAAGACAAAAAGTTTCCCACACACAACTCTTTTGAAAGCATACTTCATATCCAAATCATTCCACCCACAACAGGAAAAGTTACATATCCCACTTCTCTTTGATAACTCTCAACTCCTTTCCAAAACTGTGGCttcaagttgggtgtggtggtgcatacctttaatctcagcacgggggggtggggggggggctgagttaggaggatcgccatgagtttgaggccaccttgagactacatagtgaatttcaggtcagcctgggctacagggagatacctcgggaaaaaaaaatggcttaaaCCTTAGACTTGGCTGGTGGCCTTTCTCCTGGACAGAGCTCCAGGGCTGGTTTTGCTGGGTGAACACCTGGCTGGGGAAGGATATCTTGTTGCCCACTTCCAGgcccagccttggactacataaCCTCTTCTGCTTATCCCTGAGCAGCCAAGTGGACCTGTATATCCCCAAGGTCTCCATCTCCGGCACATATGACCTCAAGAGTGTGCTGGTGGACATGGGCATTTCAGACTTGTTCTCCAACCAAGCAAATTTCTCGGGCATTACCCAGAAGGCTCCACCAAGCATGTCACAGGTAAATGTCTTAGgagcccatattttctctctctctctctccacaactTACACTAAAAGTCATGACAGCAAGCAATGTAACCCATTTGTGAATGGACCCCTAAATCCAAGGCTGAGAACCCCAAGTCCAACCTCTCCATCCACAGGGGATAAACAAAGGCTCAGCTAGAAAACAATCACACAGGAGGGGACAAGGAGgggtgtcacagtcaggttcacattgctggagaaatcacccaaccaagagcagcttgtgggagaaaaggtttgttttggcttctagactcaaggggaagctccatgatggcagggaaaacaaaggtatgagcagagagggtggacatcacccccggtcaacatcaggtggacaatagcaacaggagagtgtgccaaactggctagaacacccataagccctcccccaccaatacactgcctccaggaggcgttaattcccaaatctccatcagctaggaacctagcattcagaacacctgagtttattggGGACCCCTGACTGAAACCACCACAAGGAGACACTGGAAAACAAAGTGATCATGGGAGACGTGTGAGCAGCCCCTGGCAAGAAGCAGCAGGGGTATGGTAAGTCTATCCGAGGTCACACTGAGTCTCCCATTCAAGTCCATTCATCATTCTTCAGCTTCAGAAAACAAATGCATTTAGAAAATTTTTACTGACCACCTATGATGCATATCAGCctgtgccaggccctgggtttgTTTCCGTTACTGAGAGGAGGCCACTGTCCTCACAGCACAAGGGCTTTGGGATGGTGGAAGGGCTTGCTCAGTGAAATGTATGCTGCGCGATTACAGCGATTAGACACACAGCGCAActgcctcctttctttcctcccttcttccctccctcctttccttccttctttgcttccttccattcttctttctcctttgaaaagCAGGAAAGGGACTTAGCTCACTCAGTACAACGACACTGGAAACACTGGGGCCAAA
The nucleotide sequence above comes from Jaculus jaculus isolate mJacJac1 chromosome 7, mJacJac1.mat.Y.cur, whole genome shotgun sequence. Encoded proteins:
- the Serpina6 gene encoding corticosteroid-binding globulin isoform X2, whose translation is MPLVLYTCLFWLSTSGLWTVQAMDPSAVVSARSPHRGLAPTNVDFAFDLFQHLVAWAPNKNIFISPVSISMTLAMLSLGSGSRTRSQLLQGLGFNLTAISEAEIHQGFQYLHHLLGELERSLEMIMGNALFLDHNLELLESFSADIKHYYESEALATDFQDWERASREINEYVRNKTKGKIVDVSSDLDSLATLILVNYMFLKGTWAYPFDPENTKEKSFYVNETSKVKVPMMSQSRVMLYLHDSVVPCQVVQLNYVGNGTVFFILPDKGHMDTVIAALSRDTIQRWSTTLTLRNQVDLYIPKVSISGTYDLKSVLVDMGISDLFSNQANFSGITQKAPPSMSQVIHKAMLQLDERGMAPAAPTKNALPLTSEPVTLRFDRPFLILIFDHFTWSTLFLGKVVNPA
- the Serpina6 gene encoding corticosteroid-binding globulin isoform X1; translation: MPLVLYTCLFWLSTSGLWTVQAMDPSAVVSARSPHRGLAPTNVDFAFDLFQHLVAWAPNKNIFISPVSISMTLAMLSLGSGSRTRSQLLQGLGFNLTAISEAEIHQGFQYLHHLLGELERSLEMIMGNALFLDHNLELLESFSADIKHYYESEALATDFQDWERASREINEYVRNKTKGKIVDVSSDLDSLATLILVNYMFLKGTWAYPFDPENTKEKSFYVNETSKVKVPMMSQSRVMLYLHDSVVPCQVVQLNYVGNGTVFFILPDKGHMDTVIAALSRDTIQRWSTTLTLRNSQVDLYIPKVSISGTYDLKSVLVDMGISDLFSNQANFSGITQKAPPSMSQVIHKAMLQLDERGMAPAAPTKNALPLTSEPVTLRFDRPFLILIFDHFTWSTLFLGKVVNPA